The Acanthopagrus latus isolate v.2019 chromosome 20, fAcaLat1.1, whole genome shotgun sequence genomic sequence TCATGACCTGCAGGGTTCAAAACACGTCATTCTTCCTGCTGCCTGTGTGCACCTGATCAGACTGGCTgtgaggggtggaggtggaaaCAGGaattgtccccccccccccaataaaaATAACCTAAATTATTCAAAATTGAACAAATTCATTTTTCAgccttaaataaataaactaaataatcaTCCTACTATGAAACCTTAGCTGAGACTCCCTTTCCCCATCATTTTGTCTGGTAATGTTATTTAAGCCGCTcatctcatacacacacaagaaagagtacagtgcatgcacacagagggacaaataaataaacatatttattcagATGTATCCATATAAATTAATCATGCATACAGTAGTCCGCTACACTAGGAGCTAAGGAAGATGGTGAGAAGAACTGGGGATCTGGAGGGTTGGAGGGAGGCGAAAGATTATCACTTTTGTATCCCCCCAGTCCTGCCATCAGATCTGCACCCCTGGGTTAATGGTTAAATGGACTCACAGCCTTCACGTTCCCATACTCGGGATCCAGCAGCACCACGGTGGCCTGTGTGCCAGGCAGAGTCGAGCCCTCCTGCCTGCTGTAGAAACACACGAACTTCGTGCACAGGACACCGTCGTTCTCCATGTATGTAGGCATCAGCCCCATGAAGCTgagacagaggtggagggaaaGATCAgacggtgacagagagagaacagagcgTTGACTATTTCTTTAGTTCAGGCTTTACCcgttgtgtttctgcaggggCACCGTGGAGCGCACAGGCTGGATCACCTCCGCGCTGTCCCGCCTGGAGAACTTCCCCAGGGCGGCCTCCAGCCTGGGGACCAGCTCTCTGTAGTGCAGCAGCCGCTCAACTTCATGCTCCCATATGACAACAGGAGGCCCGGCCATCGTGAATAACAGCCTGCCGCTGCGGTTCAGGGGAGGACTTGAGTTTATAAAGGTCGGTCCAAAGTTCGAGCGGTTGTCTGACAGAGCCCGTGCTGCATTCAAGAGCCGCTGGACAGCCAGGCTTTTAAAAGCCGCTTCCAAGAGGAGTGGCCGACACGGACGGAATcgggaaggaggaggagcaagctttatataaaaaataccCTCAAAGGAACTGATTAATGGAGAATACAATGCAGATGAGTATTCATTTTAGGCTACGGGTGGTTGTTTGTATGCTTAGCAGTGGTTTTGAAGAAGCTGACTTGAGTAAAAGCAGGAATACAACAATGGGAAACTActagtgaaagtgaaaacaacagGAGTATTAGGAGTAAGGGGTACAAGAATTAAAAGCTAGAATGCAATAGTGTCCCTCACAGTGTTACAAAGACCAGAAATGGAGAATAATTTTATTCTATTCAAGTATTTCCATCATTCCTATCTAAATAGTGGATAACAACTGGTGAAGCAATCTGAATTGCTATGCTGTTAGTGACCTAAGAAACATACTGGCAGCATCTCTGAGCAAAATTAGCAGCTGTTGTATCTGTTTGCAGTGAAAGGATGCCAGCTCCGTCTGAAGAGCATTGCCCAGTGTTGGGTTAAAATCTATATTCCTGCAGCAATTGATAAATTATAGCATCACTCGGAAATGCCTTTGGACACATCCAATATAGTTGAGGATTAACGTCACAATctagttaaaaatgaaacacttaaaTGAACACAACcggtttaaataaaaaaaatgttttattatgaatCAGGGGATGTCATGGCAAACTGATACACTAACTGGACACAATGTcctaaaaagtaaaaaaaacaaaaaaaaaaaacaaaaaaaccttatAACTGTTTTTTATCAAACAGAAGACAAATTACTCTCAATCTGGAAATAGTCTTCCCCTTTTTAGTCAAGGAGAATATGTCACTACAGTGCAAGATCACACAAGCAGTCTCTCGATAGCCATCTGGACAGACTGAATCTGCGGCTTGAGCTGAGACCCCTCCTTTATGGTGACTGAGGTAGCTATAACGGGGCGCGACACCCCACAGGCCCGACCCAGGGCCTGCTTGGAGCGGACAAACACGTACGGGACGTTCTTGTCCTCGCAGAGCAGTGGCAGGTGGAGGATGATCTCCAGTGGTTCAGCATCAGCGGCCATCACAATGAACTCAGCGATGCCTCTGTTCAGGGTTTTAGTGGCTGGGGATGAAGTAGAGTCAGAGAATACATCAGTGACAGTTTAGAGCCAAAATAGTCTATCTATTAATGCATGTGACACAAACAAGCAGCAAATTCTCCCAGCAAAAGTTTGAGAAGctgaaccagcaaatatttttGGATTCTTCCTTTAAAGATGACTGAAAGAAAATACTTGACTATcaatcattttttaatcagttaactGATTGTACTAGTGCAGTTTTATAActaacaacatgaaactgaTTTGTTAAAGCCAAACAGTTAGGTTACTTTAAAGGGCAGGATCTTTGTAATGCACTCATCTGAGAGGCTTtagagagctgctgtgtttacacaTGTGCCCCGGAAAAGACTCCACGTTTTGTAGATTTTTCAAACAGTACCAGCTCGTACGTTAAGATACATTGTAGTCCTAATATGTTCACTTCCTCACCTTCATTAGCCCCCTTCCTCAGCTGTTTGTAGTTCGATGCTTGCTGCACCAGGTCCAGGATGGTTTTGGTCAGCGTGGCGTCGGCCAGTGGGTAGGCCTTTGGGTTCACTTGAGCTTCAGTCTGATcatggaataaaataaaaccaaattaaCATCACAAAACCACTATGTGAAGCTAACAAACACGACAATGTTGTGAGTTAAACGTTTGTTCGCCGTGCAGCCTAGTTTCGTTAGCGTGCTAACAGTTAGCTTGTCTGTTAGCGTGTTAGTCCATTCAGAACTCACCATTTTGACTTGTTTATCCTCGTATTCCGGCCCTCTCGGCGAAATGCTTCACGGAGGACTATTTTCTTTCACCTGGGGTTGAAAAGGCAACAAGACGAGATATTTACTTTCTGGCAGTAATAGCTTCTGTAGTTAGGAAGTCTCTCAGCTCTCTCGCATGCAGCAGGTCCAAACGTTCACCGCACGTGTGGGGTGACGCACATGCGCACTGGCGACATCAGCGCAAAACGACAGGAAGTgctttttccctctttgcttTGTTATCATGCTGCTGGTGGGGGAATGGATGCTTGATTTCACTGCCAATTCGATCAACTGTTAAGCAGTTTCTAATGAGTAAATATTGCCTtgaacaacataataaaaacaacaaagaggaaaCCAATTCTGATCCTGTAAATCAGTTTAGTGGACATGTcaattatataaaaacaatgaaatagtAATATTAGTATCAATAATCCTTAATGTTTTCACATTATAAGTAGGTATTTCACTTTGCTACTGTGTCATGGTTATTTATGcgcaatatctttttttatatacaatgtTAACTTCTTCATTATTGTATTCTACATAGGCCTATGTAACATTTGATTTGCTGTTACTAATTACTTAAATTAGGACTATGTATTGTATCctttatatttgtatttgtgtatgtcaGGAGTGTATGGATCTCAGCCTTTACCTTTAATACTTTCATTTCAGTTATGGCTAAACATTACACATTCTTTGATTGTAATCATTACATaattattacacatttttgaattatAATCATGACATAATCATTACATGTTAAACACACTATAATAGGCAGAGCTTTTATATATTTCTAGATCACAATTAGGACTATGTAGTATGTCCTTTTTtacttgtatttgtgtatgGCAGGAGTGTATGGATCTCAACTCTTCTGACACTCTGTACTTTTACATTTCTATACTTGTATGTTTTGTATAtcctgatgttttttctttcctgaccCATGCAGAGAATTCCAAATAGAGTAAACTGCACAGTGCAAAAAAGTAAGAATATCAAAATGAACAATTGTAAGTTAAATGATAAAGTAAGAAATAGtatttaaaaattcaaaaaatttgaataaattaaaagCAATCCACTGATTAAACCACAGTTGTTACAGGTTTGTTATCAGTGCAGAATATAATGGTGTAAATGTATTCACAGTGTTATTtatgcaaaacagaaaagagaggacATTTGCGTATGGTATGTGAAATTTAAGATTATTATAAAACAGATgatgtgtgcttgttttctttattgtttctgACTACTTTACAACATAAACAGCAGACTATGGATTCATCTCATTCATAACAGAAAGTGTCAGTTAGAAACATGGAAAAGGGTGTAATGCTGAGACAGTGCtgtgcaaaatataaataacaggatttttttttgtgtgtatataactttaaaggacattttttgtcatatttataATGGTACTTTGGTGGGGCAATAGCCAAACCTGTTCCCATGAAACATGAGAGAGAAACCTTTCATATAGGTGTTGAGGTCAGGAAAATAAACCACATACTTTatagtaaataaaacatatcgCTCTACCGGGTCAGTATGGTGAAATAATAACTCATTATTAAGATATTAGTGCTCAGTCTTTACTGGACAGTCTGCTGCTGGGTCATACGCTGTTCATCTCCGTGGCAACAGAGGGCGCACGCTCATTGGCTCAGCGCTACTTTTGCGAGCGAGGACCTCGCTGTGCATTCTGGGTAGGGCACTTTCACGACAGCCATATTGCTCCATCGTCCTGACCgaaggagagaagggagatGAAGGGGATTCGGGGAATCAGTCAGCTTTCGGTAAGGACCCCGCAAATTCGTCCTACTTAGTTATGTATCTGGACAGCGGTACAAACATGAGCCGTCCGCTTCAGTCTGTGGGTGAGAGTCGGACGGTGTAGACTTTCGGGGTCGTGTCGGGACAAGGTGTGATGAAGAGCAGACGAGGAAGCAGTCAGCTGAAGCTTGTCGTGACTGCGCTTAACCAGCACTAAAGCAGCTGATAACGTTGCCTAATGAACACCTCATAGGCCGGCTGTTTATACatttaaactatttttaaaCCCAATCCGCTCAACTCGGGGTCTTCAGAATTGTtgagccagccagccagctagctagctagctaagaAGATTCCGCATCTCCTCAACAACTAATGTTGACGTATTGTGGCGGCTTGCTTATCTTACATTTCAGTTATAAGTTAATAAGTCATAATGTTGTGCTTAATGTACACTTTGAGTATTGTGTCTGGCGTTATACAACAAAGCCACTGTCCAAAAGCCCAACAGTGTTTGCTACTGTTGGTTATAAAAGTAACCAAATGTGGTGAATAAGACATGTTCCATCTTAACAACCTGGATTTTACAGACAAACATATAATGACTTGTTCATTAGTTGTGAAAAAGCACGATTCCCTATGTATTATACTGAATTAAGAACCTAAGGCTTTCAGTGTGCTTATCAAAATACTTACATAGATAGAAGATTAATCGCAAACTGAAACTATTGAgcttaataaaacaaataaggTCCATTTAATAGCTGTGCATGAGCTTTTGATCATATCACTTAAAATTCATCAGCAGTTTCAGTTTGCTTTGTTTGccaataaatgataaatgttcatatttCCAGCACTTTTTTCTTGTGGAAGAGTGGAAAGTCTTGCTGATGAGGATGATCATGTGAAAGTGGCTGAAGAGATACTAGATGGAGATTCAGGGGCGATCGAGAGAAAGTCATTTTATGTGTTAGGAAGATAATAATatcaattaataataatatttgaaCAGCATCAAAGCAGCACTACAGGGTGTTCAGGTAATAGTTTTCgtgaaaacatgtcatattTCTTCTTACACTGCCCTCGCATCAGTCAGCAAGCCAGCAACATGTTAGTTGTAATGTACCGCCTTCCAATGTTCTCTATCTTTCCAGAAAAGGCTTTACGCGGCCCAAGCTGCCCGTAAGGTGGACTTCGGGGCCGCCGAACACGTTAAGTTTCAGCCACAGGATGTGCAGGTCAGTGGATGTTCActtgtctctctcctccacagagacgCTTCTATGCGGCTACCAGAAAAGGCCAGTCCCTTGCCCAGCCTCTTGCTGGCATCAAGCTCTCTCCAGGGGCTGCACACTCCTTCCAGGATGTCCATGTATGTTTGGGAGGGATGAGGATGGCTGTAATGGGCTTGGCTGGGTCCTGACAGTGTGGTTCTGGGTCTGAGAATGCCATGCTTTGATAGTGTTTTATGCCTTAGCCAATTATCTCCTCTAATGAATAATGAGATGATCTTAGATGACCCTTTCAAAGTACAAATTGAGGCTTATTGGCTTGCATATTTCATCTACATGTTAAACTTAAAGTCATGAAACTGAAGGATATTTCTGTATGTATCCTCAGGTCACCAGGCTGCCCAGTGGACTGGTGATTGCCTCCCTGGAGAACTATTCCCCAGCTTCCAAAATCGGCGTGTTCATCAAGGCTGGCTGTCGTTATGAGACCCCCGACAACCAGGGGGTCACCCACCTCCTCCGGCTGGCCTCCAACCTGGTATGATACTGCATATTTGTTGTATTGTGAATCAGGTATTTGGGCTTCATGATGTATCGTTTCAGCAATAAATACATGGCAGAAAAAAGATGCAATGACTATTTTTTCCAAGATCTTGCAGCTCTTGTACTATTCATATAGCTATAAAGCACAATTGTGAGATTGTATTCAATGTATATTTTCAAGCATGACTGTTGCCACCTTATTCATCTTGTTGTTGACTTGGCTCTGTACCTTTGCAGACGACCAAAGGAGCTTCAGCCTTCAAGATATGCCGTGGTGTTGAGGCAGTTGGAGGCAGCCTGAGGTCAGTTACCTCAAagaaatgtcataaaaaaaaaacacttcacagaaAATAACAGGGAGTCTATGTGGTCCTCAAAAGTATTAGAAATTGCTAATCAATTTAGTGAAAATTAAGGCCTTTATGAGGTAAAACtcatttctgaaaaaaagttCTGTAGCAATAAAACAACTTGTCATAGATTGTGAACCATTGGATGAAACTACCTAATGGTAAAATAATTAGAACTACAACATAATAGAAGCAATATTGATAATCTAATGTTAATTGCATTGATGTGGAGTTACCACCAAATAAGACTATTTGTTATGCTCTTACAATCAGTCTatagtaaatgtaaattatagTGTGTCGCTGTTGTACCCGGTTAGAACTCAAAGTGGCACTGACATCTTAAAAGGTCTAAGAGGTATTAGATTTAACTTTGGCATTCCTGCATATACCCTGTATACATTTCTTCCTTTATCTGTTTTCTTATCTGgatatctgtgtgtctctgcagtgtgacTTCATCCAGAGAGAACATGGTCTACACTGTTGACTGCTTGAGAGATGACATGTGAGTTTTTTCGAATAAAATACTTGGTTCCCACAGAACGCTGAAATGCAAAAGTATAAATTAGtggttattgtttttatgttacATGTGATTATTGGAGGGGTTCAACCCTCATGTCACTaacatttcttttctccctcttcgTTACCTGTCTGCAGTGACACAGTGATGGAATATTTGATCAACGTGACAACAGCCCAAGAGTTCCGGCCGTGGGAGGTGGCAGACCTCACACCCAGAGTGAAGGTGGACAAGGCCATGGCTGCAAGCAGTGAACAAACAGGTGGGGCGCTATATCCTTtgtaatgcacacacacagagtattgGGATGTTTTTTATACATGATCTAGCTCGGCTCGACACGGTTTGAATCAATGCAGAGTGTTACAGagctactttttttaaattcccattTTCATGCGACGTAGCATTGCCCGATTAttgacaaactgcaacaaataAAACTGCAATCCTAAACTTGTCCTCGCTTAAATTAACAGCAAAGATGATGAACTACAAGCGTCTAGTTTATGACGTTGTTTGATACGGAATGGCATAGACAGGTGTTTCAAATCAAGTAATGCAGTTCATAATcattcctctttctgtttcctccagttGTGGTTGAAAATCTGCATTATGCTGCCTACAAGAATGCCCTCTCCAACTCCCTGTACTGTCCTGATCACATGGTTGGCAACATCGGGTCTGAAGATGTACGtaatttttcagtgttttttaatgtttttaatgacttgGTACTAATAGATCTTTTCAAAACATCTTTctaatgtttgtatttctctcCAGCTGCACCAGTTTGTCCAGAACAATTTCACAAGTGCAAGAATGGCTCTTGTTGGACTTGGTAAGAGTCATTAGAGCTTTTaaccttttacttttactatAACATTATAACACActctgatgttttcctgaatgGCCAAATGATCTTCAAGTTTATGATGCGTTCTGACCTCAGGTGTCAACCACACGGTGCTGAAGCAAGTTGGGGAGCAATTCCTCAACATCCGCAGCGGGGCGGGCTCCACCGGGGCCAAGGCTCAGTATCGTGGAGGTGAGTTgaactgatatttttaaaaaaaaaatttaaaaaagggcaAAACATCTAAATGTTGGCACTTGAAACACCCTCCCTGTCTCTTGCTGCCTCTCTTCAGGTGAGATCCGTCTGGCCAACACCAGCAGTTTGGTCCACGCGGCGGTGGTGAGCCAGTcagcagcagggggcagcaaCGAGGCTCTGGCCTTCAGTGTCCTACAACATATTCTGGGAGCTGGTCCGCAAGTCAAGAGGGGCTCATGCACCACAAGCAAACTGATCCAGGGCTGTGCCAAGGCAACCGCTGACCCCTTTGACGTGAGTGgttgtcattttgtcatatAAACTAGTAAAACTACCCTTGACTGGCTCAACATGGGACTATGGAAGTGTGAAAACCTCTCTACAGAAAACCTCTgtaaaaaaatcctttttttcttttttttgaacaGGTCAGTGCTTTCAATGCAAGCTACTCAGACTCCGGTCTGTTTGGAGTCTACACTATTTCCCAGGCTGCATCTGCTGGTGATGTGAGTGTCTCATAGTCGTGACAAGAGTATTCTTAATAAATTGGCtgtagtctttttttgtttgttttttgtcaaaatgaaactaGAAAGGGAGTTGTGATGTTACCTTTGTTCTCCTGTCTCCAGGTGATTAAGGCCGCTGTTGCCCAGGTGAAGGCTGTTGCTGATGGTGCAGTCACAGCTGCTGACCTCACCCGAGCCAAGTAAGATATCAGGACAGATAGACACGACTTTTAAAACGATGCCGCCTCTTCCTTCCATGTTTTTATGTTAGCTGACAATAAAGACCACCAAAATGGAGTTAATGGTGAAACACAATGTGGATTAGATGAAGCCAGTCTACCACTACTTTAAAGTGATTTGGGATTATGATCTCTATAAAATCTGACTGCAAATTTGAGTTAGCATGAAACCCTTGGTGCCTGTTGGTGGCGCCCTAATGTCACATTCTTAAACTGCACTGGTTCCTTGTTAAACTGGCCGCGCGctgtttaaaaaacagacttaaaacaAGTTTAAGTTTCCCCATTGAGTTTGTGCCATTGTGGCTTTTGAAGAGcttgtcttgtgtttctctgcaggaatCAGCTGAAGGCACATGTCCTGATGTCTCAGGAGACTTCAGAGGGTTTGCTGGAGGACATGGGGGCTCAGGCTCTGGCCAGCGGTTCCTATGTCTCCTCTGAGGAAATCTCCAAAAACATTGACAATGTCTCCTTGACTGACGTTGCCAACGTAAGATATTTGGTTCCTGTCAGTgcttgattattattatgatgttAAACAAGGGATGTAGcatatggaggactgaaactgccaactGTAACTtaatatgccattaaatgcacaGAAAACTGTAGGCACATAGAGTCTACCTGCGCTCTGATGTCGATCAACTAATATGGGAAAGGTTTACTTGTTGACACATTTAATTGGCCCCTCATCTGCACAAGGAGGCAGAAATACAcaaaggtaaaaagaaaacagaaataaatacgCTTGGGAAAATCAAAATTAGTTATGTGCAAAAGGACATTAATACataaagaaaatcataaataaaatggaaaattaagaAGAGTATATACGATATGGCATCTGtatattgttttgcagagatatgTAAagacatcagcatgctaaccagctatccCAAAGTTGCTGAGCTAGAGGTGTAAACAACTACACTCCCTCAGTGCTtcaagctcccagtccagatcactagctgcactgctaactagCTAAAAGCAGCTATTGTTTGCAGTTACTTGAGTGATATGCTGCTCCTTGTTGGTTTagacaggtggccagttcttacatgttgcaccctTTAATGCAAAGgttaaaacattcataaagaaatcaaaacagaaatatcaatttGCCACAACTATAACTGaactaactttaaaaaaaaatatagatatgtatatatagaatatatttAAGTCAGAGAATGTAAAATTTGCTTCATTTATtgtgtcaaaaaaatgtttttgtagttAATAATGGCATTCTAAACTTTCTTGCTTTTTATTTCCAGGCTGCAAAGAAATTTGTGTCTGGAAAGAAGACGATGGCAACAAGCGGCAACCTAAAGAAGACACCCTTCGTGGATGAGCTCTAAAGCGCA encodes the following:
- the snu13b gene encoding SNU13 homolog, small nuclear ribonucleoprotein b (U4/U6.U5); translated protein: MTEAQVNPKAYPLADATLTKTILDLVQQASNYKQLRKGANEATKTLNRGIAEFIVMAADAEPLEIILHLPLLCEDKNVPYVFVRSKQALGRACGVSRPVIATSVTIKEGSQLKPQIQSVQMAIERLLV
- the LOC119010297 gene encoding cytochrome b-c1 complex subunit 2, mitochondrial isoform X2; this translates as MKGIRGISQLSKRLYAAQAARKVDFGAAEHVKFQPQDVQVTRLPSGLVIASLENYSPASKIGVFIKAGCRYETPDNQGVTHLLRLASNLTTKGASAFKICRGVEAVGGSLSVTSSRENMVYTVDCLRDDIDTVMEYLINVTTAQEFRPWEVADLTPRVKVDKAMAASSEQTVVVENLHYAAYKNALSNSLYCPDHMVGNIGSEDLHQFVQNNFTSARMALVGLGVNHTVLKQVGEQFLNIRSGAGSTGAKAQYRGGEIRLANTSSLVHAAVVSQSAAGGSNEALAFSVLQHILGAGPQVKRGSCTTSKLIQGCAKATADPFDVSAFNASYSDSGLFGVYTISQAASAGDVIKAAVAQVKAVADGAVTAADLTRAKNQLKAHVLMSQETSEGLLEDMGAQALASGSYVSSEEISKNIDNVSLTDVANAAKKFVSGKKTMATSGNLKKTPFVDEL
- the LOC119010297 gene encoding cytochrome b-c1 complex subunit 2, mitochondrial isoform X1, yielding MKGIRGISQLSRRFYAATRKGQSLAQPLAGIKLSPGAAHSFQDVHVTRLPSGLVIASLENYSPASKIGVFIKAGCRYETPDNQGVTHLLRLASNLTTKGASAFKICRGVEAVGGSLSVTSSRENMVYTVDCLRDDIDTVMEYLINVTTAQEFRPWEVADLTPRVKVDKAMAASSEQTVVVENLHYAAYKNALSNSLYCPDHMVGNIGSEDLHQFVQNNFTSARMALVGLGVNHTVLKQVGEQFLNIRSGAGSTGAKAQYRGGEIRLANTSSLVHAAVVSQSAAGGSNEALAFSVLQHILGAGPQVKRGSCTTSKLIQGCAKATADPFDVSAFNASYSDSGLFGVYTISQAASAGDVIKAAVAQVKAVADGAVTAADLTRAKNQLKAHVLMSQETSEGLLEDMGAQALASGSYVSSEEISKNIDNVSLTDVANAAKKFVSGKKTMATSGNLKKTPFVDEL